The Papio anubis isolate 15944 chromosome 2, Panubis1.0, whole genome shotgun sequence region AATCACAAactctggccgggcgtggtggctcacgactgtaatcccagtactttgggaggctgagacgggtggatcacgaggtcaggagattgagaccatcctggctaacacggtgaaaccctgtctctactaaaaataaccaaaaatttagctgggcgtggtggcggacgcctgtagtcccagctacttgggaggctgaggcaggagaattgcgtgaacccgggaggcggagcttgcagtgagccaagatcgtgccaccacactccagcctgggcatctgagcaagactccgtctcaaaaaaaaaaaaaaaaaaatcacaaactctgtgcctcggtttccccataTTCTGCCTCGGCTAGAAGTCTTTTGGACCAGACTTGGTATTTAATTGACACCTTCTTCTAAAGATGGGAGCGGGGGTGTCCCTGAGGGGATGTCAGGAAGAAACTTGGTGGAACCCTTGCTGTAGGAAGTTGAAACCCTGCAACCTTGGCAGACAGGGCAGCAAAGCGGCTTGTAATTTTGTTCTTGAAGGAGGTCTGTACAGCATTACCCAGGTGCAGTATCGGCTCCCTGGGGTGGTGGTACCCTTTTTCTGGAAATAGTTTCAAGAGGTTGGGTATTTCCACATTTGAGGTTGACTTGATGCTGTCTTTAGAATACTGGGTACCCCTATGGAGAGAGGCATCAGTGAGAGACTTGGGGACCCACATGCTGCCACCTGTACCTTTCCTGCTTTTCAGGTGGACCCCAAGTTCCTGAGGAACATGCGCTTTGCCAAGAAGCACAACAAGAAGGGCCTAAAGAAGATGCAGGCCAACAATGCCAAGGCCATGAGTGCACGTGCCGAGGCTGTCAAGGCCCTCGTAAAGCCCAAGGAGGTTAAGCCCAAGATCCCAAAGGGTGTCAGCCGCAAGCTTGATCGACTTGCCTACATTGCCCACCCCAAGCTTGGGAAGCGTGCTCGTGCTCGCATTGCCAAGGGGCTCCGGCTGTGCCGGCcaaaggccaaggccaaggccaaggaTCAAACCAAGGCCCAGGCTGCAGCTCCAGCTTCAATTCCAGCTCAGGTTCCCAAAGGTGCCCAGGCCACTACAAAGGCTACAGAGTAGGTATCTCTGTCTGCCAACGTGAGGACAGAAGGACTGGTgcgaccccccacccccacctctgggCTGCCATCTGCATGGGGCTGGGGTCCTCCTGTGCTTTTTGTACAAATAAACCTGAGGCAGGATTTGTTAGCCTCTATGATCCTGGGACTGGGTTTGGTTGCTCCATCTGCTGGTGTGGGAGAAGACATGAGTctgtgggtggtggtgggtgggtgggagtcAGGAGATGGGGCCGTGTAGTGCAAGAGGAGGACCTAATGAATGAGAAATGATTGAGGGCTTTTGGGAAGCTCGGGCACATTGCTTGCTAGACTGTGTAAGTTGCCGAGCAAagggagtaatttttttttttgagacagtctcctctcatccaggctggactgcagtgacaccatctaacctcactgcaagctccgccgcctcagttcacgccattctcctgcctcagcctcccaagtggttcggactacaggcacctgccaccacacccagctaattttgtttttgtatttttagtagagatggggtttcaccgtgttagccaggatggtctcgatctcctgacctcgtgatccgcctgcctcagcctcccaaagtgctgggattacaggcatgagccagtgcgcctggcccAAAGGGAGAAATCATAAACATCCTCATGAGGTCTTAACGCATACTccgagggaggggaaggggcccCGCTGAGCAGctctgcactctggcctgaggtGTCCCAGACTTGGGTTCTTTCGGTGCACCTGGTCAGCATCCACTGCTCTGGGCTATGTTAGTTCCCCAACAGCTAGGGATCCAGGAAGGCAGATGGTGGTGGCACTGCTTTACTCCCATGACTGGTTCTGACCCTGCTGTGCCCCTGAGTCAGCTGCTTCACATAGAGGTCTTCATCCTCAGCAGTCAGTGAAGCAAGTAGTAAAATAAGCATTTGTGGAGGCTTCCTATAGAAGGCACCAGGTGGGCACTTCCCAGGTGCACTTAATCCTCAAAACCAGCCTTGGACAGTGTAGAAACTCAAAAAGGGGTGCTGTTATGCTACAGCAGCAGGTGCAGCCCATGGCATGTGATCCCCTAATTCTGAAGTAGATATTATGATTATCTTTGTTTCACTGGTGAGAAAATATTGAAGATAATGAagctgggaaggggtgggggtaGCATTTGATCCTAGGCAGTCCATGTGGGGCCCTAGGAGGCTTCAGTTGCCCAACCAGGGCTGGGGCTGCTAGCTCTTGACTGTAATCCTGGCAGTCTCTGGGAGGCCAACTGCCCCTTGCCAAGGCGTGTCAGGTAGACATGGGGTTGAAAGGGAGCAGGAGCAGGTTGTGTTCTGAAGGTGGTTTGGCCCAGACAGGCCACCAAGTTGATGACTTCCAAAGTGAGGTCCCAAGTGTTCCTGCCATGAAAAAAGTGATCCCTTTACCAAGTGCCAGTCTGAGGGGGAGGCCAGGTCAGGGCTTCAACTGGGCTTAAGATCACACCCAGCTGCTGCCTTCAGCCTCCAGCTTCTACGTGGAATCTGCCTTGTGCTCAGGAAGCACAAATTTCCAGTTCTTGAGTCTCGACTCATTCACCTCCAAGCTCTGTTGTCTAGGGCAAACTATGCTAGTGGAACATGTTTCTTAATtcttttgagagagtctcgctctgtcgtccaggctggaatgcagtggcgtgatctcggctcactgcaacctccatcccctgggttcaggcgattctctagAATCAGCCTCctgactataggcacatgccaccacacctggctaatttttttgtattttcagtagacatggggttttgccatgttgcccatgctgggtcttgaactcctgagctcaggcagtccgcccgcctcagcctcccaaagtgttaggattacaggcatgagccactgcacctggccagtgaaACCTGTTTCTGCATTGCTAGTGGGACCTGGCATCCATCACAAGACTGCTGTACGGGTTCAATGTAAAGAAAGCCAGtctaggccaggtacggtggctcacgcctgtaaacgcagcactttcggaggccgaggcgggcagatcgcctgaggacAAGAGATCGAAAACATCCTgctcaacttggtgaaaccctgtctctactaaaaatacaaaaattagccaggcatggtggcgtggacatgtagtcccagctacttgggaggctgaggcaggagaatcccttgaacccgggaggcagatgtgaaaccccatctctactaaaaatacaaaaagtaagctgggtgtggtggcgggggccttagtcccagctacttaggaggctgaggcagaatggcgtgaacccaggaggtggagcttgcagtgagccgaggtcgtgccactgcactccagcctgggcgacagagcaagactccgcctcaaaaaaaaaaaaaaaaaaaaacagtctaagTCCTGGCTCCTTGTCAACTGTGAGCAGGAGTCATTGTTATTTCTATTAGTACTAAGCCTGCAGTCTGCAGCCAGGCTCTGGACTTCTCTTCTGGCTACAACTAGAATCAAAAAATCCAACCACCCCCAACCCACCCATCTCCCCTGCCCCATGCTCAGGGAAGTCAGAACAGGATAGAGCAGATCTGGCTAGATCAGGCTCTGCTCTTGGGGCCATAGTTTACTAGTTTACTCATGGTAAAGCCTGGGGTCCTAGCAAGGCTGACATGGAAACCCACTTCCTAGGCCTCTGTACACACAGATCCAGGGTGCTGAGGCCCCTAAGATGAACTGGCCTAGTCTACCAGGGCCCCTGCCCCTCTGTGGCCCCTGCTGCCAATACAAGGGTGTACAGGTTTTGACAAGGGCCAGCAGTCACCGTTGGCCCTCTGCCTGCCCCTCATCTGGCAGGTGCCCAGCTGGTACTATTCTGGTCCTGTCTTAGGATCCCAGATGTACACCCAGGAAGATGGGAGTGGTTCCTGAGGTCCTTAGTATCCCCCTTCGATTGGAATGGAATCTCTGACAGGTCAGAACTAAGTATGGTGGCCACTGAAATAGGAACTGTGGCCCTTTCTTGCTAGGCACAGACATGGCTGGATGGTACTGAATGGGTGTGCTGTATCAAGGCGCACAGAGCAGTGTGGGGTAGTGGGGAAGTGCTCACAGccaggctcagtttcctcatctgtgaaatggagatggtAACATGTCCCcaaggaaaggaaaattcttGCTCCACGAGTGCCTTGCTGTTAGTAATTCAGAGACAGCCCTGTCCGTAGACTTTATTATTtggaagggggaagaggaggtCCTTGGCACTGGTTGGGATGGAAGCCCCAGGGGCAAAGGTTGAGGAGTTCCAGGGCTCAGCtctcactgggcagggcaggcACACTGGCAAGGGCAGGCAGCAGGCGTGTATATATGTCCACCCCACGGAGGAACACAGCCTCATGCAGCCGTTCATCGTGGTCGTGCAGTAGCACAGGTGTGCGGTTCAAGGGTGAGAAGCCTAGAGCTGGGACCCCCACCTGCAGGGGCGAGGAGGAGCCATTAAGGGAAAGGCAGCCTCAGGCCCAGTCCACTGCCCAGGCACTCCATGCAAGTGGCTCACCGCACGGATAAAGCGGCTGTCAGTGGCAGCAGGCATGATCTCAGGCTCCAGAGAGAGGTTCCTATAGGAGAAAGAGCCTGATGaatggagagggagaaagggaagaattgAAGGGGCAAGGGAAGGtgggggagaggcaggagaagggagggggcagcaggaaggagaggagtAGGGGGCTGGGCTGTGAGGAGAGCTGGCCAGTGTGCTCACATGTCCTTGCAGACCCGGCTAAAAGCTGCCCACCAGGGGTTTGAGTCATCAGTAGGTGTCACTTGGGGGTGCATCCACTTCTGAGGGACGGGAAGGATGGCAGGATCAGGACATGGGCCTGGGCATGTTGCCCTATTTCCCATAGAGTgggctgtgcctggcacagaacacctccccacccccactccttcACCTACCCAGACATCTGGGTGGCCAGTCCGGCCACAGATCCTCTTTCAGCCCCTCAAATGTCCTAGGTCTGGGATGTTCCCACCCTCCATCTACTTACCTCCTGGGCCATCCTTCAGATCCTAGCCCAAGTGCCCCTTCCTCAAGATGGCTCCCCGAGACCTCAGACTAGTTGGATACTCCAGTTAGAGGTTTTCAGAGTGCAAGGGGCCACCTTTTTCTGTACCACATGTATTATATAAAAGTacggctgggcccagtggctcatgcctgtaatcccagtactttgcgaggccaaggtgggtggaccactggaggccaggagttcgagacaagcctggccaacacggtgaaaccctgtctctactaaaaatgcaaaaattagctgggtgtggtggcaggtgcctgtaatcccagctactctggaggctgaggcacgagaattgcttgaacccgggaggcggaggtgagcccagattgtgccactgcactgcagcctgggtgacggagtgagactctctcaGAAAAAAGTAATAGCATATAAatgtttgatttatatttccctgtTTCACCATACAGGGGCGTGAACTGTGCCTAATTTTATTCCCCACAGCATTCCCCAGCACCCACAGTAGCATCTAGAAACTAATGCTTGTTGGAATAAAATGTGTCtatcacagataaagaaatgccCAGACATATGCAGACACACCAAGCACACACTCCACTGTTGCACACTTGGGTCTCCCCCAGCTCCCACACTCTCCCATCACATGTCCCAAGTCCATACCTGAGCAAACTCTAAGGTGACCCCCTCGCCAGCTGCCTGGCACCAGCTCTGCAGCTGCTCCTCAAAAGCCTAAGAGAAGGAAGATGAGCTGATCCCTCAGGCTTTCCAGAGGCCTCTAGGACAAGACTTAGGACCCAGGATCCTTCCTCCAAACCCAGGTGGAGGTGGCACCTTGAAGTCCACATCCGGTGCCACACGGAAGTCAAAGCTGGCGCTCATGGTGGCAGGTACCACGTTATAGGCCACGCCACCCTCTAGCTTAGTCAGGTTCACGGACGTCACAGCCCCCTCTTTCAGGTGGGGGTTTGACTGCAGCCTGTGGTGTGGGGACAGGGAAGCAGCAGCAACAGATAAAAGAGGTGGCTCAGACTCTATCCTCTGTGGTACCGCCTCCCAGAGCCACCCCACCGCTTCCCAGACTGCCTCACCTCTGCCATTCCTTCTCCCGGAATGCCAGGATGGAGCTCACAACCTTGTGCTACGAGAATATGAAGTTAAATGGGACAGTGGTCTCAGGATAGAGCTTCCTGAACTCCCAGACTCCCTCCCGGGGTGCCACGTACCAGCTTCTCTGCTGCTGTGTCCTCGATGAAGAGCGAGCCATGgcctggcctcccagtgctggtgACCCGCACCCCTGGGGAGGTGTAGGGGGAAGGGAGTGTCTTCAGCATGAGGGGCTGGAGAAACAATCTGCCCTGGGGTGGACCCAGGTCTCCCCCTCATTCCAGGCTCCTCTGGCAGGGTCCTGTCCCTGCTCAGGGCCCATAGCGTACAGCTTGTTTCTGCCCAGTCAGGGCTTGCCCTCAGAGAAGCTCAGATAGGAaagagctgggaggcagaggctctgGGTTCGAGGCCTTCTCAGGCCTCAACTTTTGCTGTGCAACTCTTCATAGGACCGTGCCCTTTCTGGCCTAGCCTCCCACCTGTAGAGTGAGCCCTCCCTCCAAGCTCATACTTACACCAGGGACTCCGCTCACTATAAAAGACTGTGAAGGCATCAGTGGGGTTGGCTATGCCTGAGGAGAGAAAGGGGGTTCAGAGGGTAGAGCAGCCCAGTCCCCACTAGCAGCCTCCTACTCCCTGCCTGGCTGCTCATCAGCTTGCCAACCTGCTCACCCTCATCCAGGGCAAATCCTGCCCTCAGGGCGTGGAACTCAGGCCGCTGCACGAACAGCTCCATGCCTTGGTGACCCCCaacctcctcatctgtaaaagcaGCAGGGCCATGAGATGAGGaggctgccccacccccaccctccccttTCCCAGAGGTATCTGAACCACTCCTACCAGGCACAAAGGTCATGTGGATGGTTCTGGGGAACCGGTGGCCCTCCACCTTCAGCCTCCTCACAGCCTCCAGGTACCTGAGGGGGCATAAGCCAGGTGCTAGGGGAGCCACCAGATGCTCAGGCTGGCCCGGCAGGCagggccagcaggctggagtccTGTGCCCTGGACTTTACCCTGCCACACCCTGATAGGGACTCCAGAAAGTCCGTGCTCCTCTCTGGGCTGCATCTCCCTATCGATGCAATGGTCATGGTAGTAATTCCTGTCCAAGGGGTCAAGGTGTCCCTTGGCCTTAAGTTTCTCCAATCACCCCTCCAGGTCCTGGGTCAATCCACTAGACCAGTGGGGACATTGTGGAGGAGCGGGAATGGAGGACACTCACTGGATGCTGACGCACTTCATGTCTTGGGCACCCCTGGCATAGATGTAGCCCTCAGAATCCTTGAAGGCCTCAAAGGGGTCGTGACTCCAATGTTCCTGGGGGCAGGGATGGGAAGAGGGGCCCAAACCTCCAATTTAGCCATTAATCCACTCTGGTCAACAGTGGCCCTTCCCTAGGAGCCCACCATAGGGTTGGAGTGACAGGTGGAGTGGTGGGGGAGGAAAGACGGGGGCTGAAGAAGGCAGCTGATTGCCATCCCCCATCACTGTCTCCTGCTTCCCACCCCCTAGTCCCTACCCCACTCTGGCCCAGATCTTGTTGCTGGACGAAGGCTGCTTGAGTGGTGTAATGTCATAAGGATGTTGAAAGTCAGTGCCAGGACTGGAACCAGGACCATGCGCTCCCTGAGGCTGGATCCTGGGGTGTGCATCATGTCTGTCCCCAACGTCTGCAATGCCCACCGCCCCAGCCCCTTACATACCTTGAAGACAGGCACCACATCCGTGTGGGAGTTGAGCAAGATGGAGGAGAGTGCAGGGTTGGTGCCTGGCCAGGTCAACACGGTCACCACATAGCCAGGTGCCACCTGGAGATGGTCAGGAGGGGAGGTGGTCTGAGCAGGGTGAGGAAGTGCCCAGGCCCACCTCCCTTCCCTGCTTAGGGCCCCAGGCTCACCTCCACTTTCTGACAGCCCAGGCCCAGCTGGCGGGCTCTCTCCTCAAAGAAGGCCACAGCAGCTCCTGGAGGCACAGAGTGTCTGGGGCTGCTTCTGCCTACTCACAGCTTCCCACCAGCCCAGGCAGCCCGGAGAAGGGAGCACACCCAGAAATGGGCTGCTGCCTCCCCAACACACTCCATATCCCTCAGAGACACTTGCATTTCCATCCccaagaaaaaagatatttttggcTATTCAGTGACCCTTTCTGGAAGGCCAGGGGGACGTCCAGCGTTGGAGGAAGGTGTTATCTTCCTTAAATATGGGAAACTATGGCACAGTGACATGAAGTGATTCACCCACCATGTCTCAGCTGATTAATCACAGAGGAGGAATTTGGACCCACGTTCAGAATTCCCAGtcaccaaggtttttttttttttttgggacagggtctcactctgtcaccaaggctggagtgaagcggtgcgatctcggctccactgcaacctcgacttcccaggctcaagtgatcctcccacctcaacctccggagtagctgggactacaggtgcgccaccgttcctgactaatttttgtatttttctgtagagacagagtcttgccatgttgcccaagccagtcttgaactcctgggcccaagcaatctgccagcctcaacctcctgaagcGCTGGGATAAAAGGCAGGAGCCACCTCCCAGGCCCTAACCACCAAGCTTGATTCCCTAAGGGCTGTGGCCTTTGTCCAGCCTCAGTGGGCTTCTGGAGGGCTTCTCCTTCCCCTGTGGCTGCCTGAGGATTCCCCCACCACTCCTGCCCTGGGGAGTGACGTGAAGTTTTTCTTTAACCAGCTGCCATGAGTAACCTCGGGCAGCAGCAGAGCGtctggggaaaggattcctcCATAACCTGGAGGGGCTGCCTCAGTCTATTTACTTGGGCAATGACTGGAGGGGTTGGGGAGCCATTTGGGACAGCAGAGGGGGGCTCAGCTGGGTGACAGGTGTTGGAGGCTGGTTTAGAGCACAGTCTCCGTCCGTAAGGCCCCGTCACAGGCTCTGGAAGCACCGTCTTCTCACCATAGTCAGGCTTGGGCTGGACCGTGCGGATGCGCAGGTACTGGCGGAAGAGCGTCACTGATGGATGCTCCTCCTCGGGACCCTTGCTGGTCATGGCGCTGCGCGTGGTGAGCTGGGGGCAAAGTGAATGGCTAACtacccctcccagcccctggacCCGGTGCGCTCCTGCACACAGCCCGTCCCTACGGCGGCTCCCGGATTTCCCACAGGGGTAGGATTTCCCATTAAGGAGCACCCATTCTGTTTCAACTCTGGGCTGTCTGCTTCCAGCACATTTCCTTATTTAATCCCCCAAAAGAGCCCCATGAAGTTTGTGCTCAGAAtgcccactttacagaggagaaagccgagaggctcagagaggttcgaGGACAGCTCAGAGTAGCCCAGCGAGGTTTGAACCAAGACTTGTACTCCCCCAtccctcaaaaaacaacaacaggaaaaaacCCAACGCCTCCCAATTGCCCGGCTTCCAAGCCACGGGGCCCCACCTCACTCTCCTGTCGCTGAGTTCACGCTCGCCTCCCAGCGCCCGACCCTGACTGTGGCCTGGACTTAGGGTACAGCGAGGTCGCCTGCGAGGTCGCAGGCTCAGGACCGCCCCCGTCCGCCCACCACGTGCCCCGGGCCGGATGTCGGGGCGGAGACCAAAGACCGCCAGTGAGGGCCGTGCCAGCGCTTGCGGCCGCGTCGGCGCGGAAGTCCCCGCCCGCCTCTGGTTCGGGCCTCAGCGGGATTACTGGAGGTTTAGATCAGGATCCCGCCCCCGGGCAGCGGCCGCCGCAGCCAGCGCCGCCCAGTGAGCTGCGAGCTCCGGGCTGGCCCCGCCTTGACAGGCCCGCCCCGCCCCACACCACAGGCCTGCCACTCCTGCCCCCGGAGCTCAGGACGGTCCCGTCCCTTAAGGACGCCTCCTCCTTCAGCCCCCGGATAGGGCGGGAGGAAAAGGGTCCGCCCCGAGTCTCTGAAGATGCAGAGCTGCAAAGCCCTCGGCCTGCCCCCCTGCGCTCCTCGGCAACAGCTCCCCTGTGCAGGACCCTGTGCAGGCCTCGGCCCCTCTGGGAGGTCCTCCTAGCGCCTCAGCTCCACTTGTACTGAAAGTTACTGGTCATTATCTGTCTGCCCACACTGTGAGCTCCACTTCCTGCGAGGTTCTGCCCCTGGCCATGCCGACCCCGGACACTGTGCCAGAAATGGGAATAAACGCATGGACAAGAGCACGTGTGACGGTGTGAGCGTGCCACTGCGTGTGCAGTCTATCAGTGGGTATGACTGTGTATGGGACAGTGTGAGATGGTGGGTCGGTGTGATGATGTCACTGTGAGTGGATGCAGTTCTGACCCTGGATGACAGTGTGAGGAAACTGGCTCTTCTGCAGCCACCGGAGCGGGAGGCTAAACAGGCACAGGTGTACCACTGACTCCCTGCAGGCCACAGCTGCAGTTGCCCACTTGTCCCCCAGCTGCCCTTTGTACTCCCAGCCAGGTCTGCCCTCTGCTCCAGGGGCTGAGTCAGCTTGGGGAAGGGTGAGGGACAAAGACTTAAATCTCTAGGCCAAGGACGCACGCTGGGGGGAGGGGTTCTGTCCCACCTTTCCTGAGGTTTAAGTCTTGGCTGCTCTCACATAACATGAGGGCAAATGGACTTTAACTCATAACAATGCTGGCTAatctttatttagttatttttttgatacagtctcactctgtcatgtgGGCAACTAGATTTTAACTCATAACAATGCTGGctaattatttatctatttattcatgCGGGCAAATAGACTTTAACTCATAACAATGCTGGCTAATtatttagctatttattttttttgagatggagtctcactctgttgcccaggctggagtgcagtgactcgttcttggctcactgcaaactctgcctcctgggttcaagtgattctcctgcctcagcctccagagtagctgggactacaggtgcgtgccaccacgctaggctaatttttgtatttttagtagagacagggtttgtcatgttggccagggtggtcttgaacactcgacctcaggtgatctacctgcctcggcatcccaaggTGTtcggattacagatgtgagtcactgtgcccagccaatgctggctaatttttttttttttttttttttctgagatggagcctcactctgccgcccaggctggagcacaatggtgagatcttggctcactgcaagctccaactcccgagttcacgccattctcctggctcagcctcccgagtagctgggactactgtcACTCACCACTAtgcactatgcctggctaattttttgcatttttagtagagacgggttttcaccatgtgagccttagccaggatggtctcgatctcctgacctcgtgatccacccacctcagcctcccaaagtgctgcgattacaggcgtgagccactgcgccgggcccaatgctagctaattttttttttttttttttttttgagagagtctcgctctgttgcccaggtggagagcagtggcatgatctccgctcactgcaagctccgccttccaggttcacaccattctcctgcctcagcctccggggtagctgggactacaggcacctgccaccacgcccggcccaatgttttgtattttttttagtagagacaggaattCACCATGTTAgtccaggatggtctggatctcttgaccttattGATCCGCCAGCCCGGCCTCCAAagttcggattacaggcatgagccactattgCCAATAATGCTggctcttttttgagacagagtcggcTCTATtgccagagctggagtgcagtggcgggatctcagctcactgcgactcCGCCTCCAGGTTTatatggcattctcctgcctcagcctcccgagtagctggaactacggtGCCTGCCAcgtagcccggctagttttttgtattttttagtacaggcgagtttcaccatgttagccaggggatggtctcgatctcctgaccttgtgattaccagcctcggcctccccaaggtgctgggattacaggtgtagtcACGGCGCCGACAGCGTGGCtaggtctgtttttttttttttttttttttgagaccccgagtctggctctgttgccaggctggagtgctgtggccggatctcagctcactgcaagctccgcctcccgggttcgccattctcctgcctcagccctcccatgtagctgggactacgaagccataCCTGCGCCCGGCTTGGCCgcacatatttttagtagagagcccggggtttcacccgtgttagccaggatggtctcgatctcctgacctcgtgatccgcccgtctcggcctcccaaagtgctgggattacaggcttgagccaccgcgcccggccaatgctgGCTAATTCTTAAATCGCATTCCCCACACCCTCTAGGTTCCTGACTCCCTCAGCTTGGCTGTCCAGACCCTGGATTTCCCACCAATCCCAGTGGTCATGCAGCAGCAGTAATTCACCCTGCCTCCCACCAGCAATTCCCCAGCCTTATGTGGCTGAGTACTCAGTTATCCAGACTCATTCAGTCCTGTAACCACCCTCCAACCTAGGCGTTGCCATCATAcccgttttatagatgaggaaactcaggcacaCAGTGGTGAGACCAGGCACTTAGGAAGTGGCGCACTCTTAGCCTTCCCAGACTGCTGGAGCAtcccctccagctcccaggcccAAAGTAGTCCCAGACTTGCCTCCCACTCCCGTCTCTCCCACAGCACACCAGGAAATGGAACCTGTCACTTCCCAGGCAGGACAAATAtgcttttttattgtgtctgtgaGATGAAATGAGAAGTCCTGGCTGGGTCTGACCCTCTGGCCTCTGGCCTCCAATCCCAGAGGTTGTCTCCCTGG contains the following coding sequences:
- the LOC101019806 gene encoding aminoacylase-1 isoform X1, with product MTSKGPEEEHPSVTLFRQYLRIRTVQPKPDYGAAVAFFEERARQLGLGCQKVEVAPGYVVTVLTWPGTNPALSSILLNSHTDVVPVFKEHWSHDPFEAFKDSEGYIYARGAQDMKCVSIQYLEAVRRLKVEGHRFPRTIHMTFVPDEEVGGHQGMELFVQRPEFHALRAGFALDEGIANPTDAFTVFYSERSPWWVRVTSTGRPGHGSLFIEDTAAEKLHKVVSSILAFREKEWQRLQSNPHLKEGAVTSVNLTKLEGGVAYNVVPATMSASFDFRVAPDVDFKAFEEQLQSWCQAAGEGVTLEFAQKWMHPQVTPTDDSNPWWAAFSRVCKDMNLSLEPEIMPAATDSRFIRAVGVPALGFSPLNRTPVLLHDHDERLHEAVFLRGVDIYTRLLPALASVPALPSES
- the RPL29 gene encoding 60S ribosomal protein L29, yielding MAKSKNHTTHNQSRKWHRNGIKKPRSQRYESLKGVDPKFLRNMRFAKKHNKKGLKKMQANNAKAMSARAEAVKALVKPKEVKPKIPKGVSRKLDRLAYIAHPKLGKRARARIAKGLRLCRPKAKAKAKDQTKAQAAAPASIPAQVPKGAQATTKATE
- the LOC101019806 gene encoding aminoacylase-1 isoform X2, coding for MTSKGPEEEHPSVTLFRQYLRIRTVQPKPDYGAAVAFFEERARQLGLGCQKVEVAPGYVVTVLTWPGTNPALSSILLNSHTDVVPVFKEHWSHDPFEAFKDSEGYIYARGAQDMKCVSIQYLEAVRRLKVEGHRFPRTIHMTFVPGIANPTDAFTVFYSERSPWWVRVTSTGRPGHGSLFIEDTAAEKLHKVVSSILAFREKEWQRLQSNPHLKEGAVTSVNLTKLEGGVAYNVVPATMSASFDFRVAPDVDFKAFEEQLQSWCQAAGEGVTLEFAQKWMHPQVTPTDDSNPWWAAFSRVCKDMNLSLEPEIMPAATDSRFIRAVGVPALGFSPLNRTPVLLHDHDERLHEAVFLRGVDIYTRLLPALASVPALPSES